The window ACGGATCCATCCCGAGGATCGACCGGTGTTCAAAAACACCTTAAAAAAACTGTTCGATGGCAGTGTAAGTAAACTCGATTGCGAAATCCGCTTCAAACATGCCTGGGAAGACTACATCTGGTTACGCACCCGGGCACGGGTGACGGACTGCACTGATGAAGGAACGGCGCAGCGCGTAATCGGTACCAGTGTTAATATTACCGCACGCAAAAAAGCCGAAGAGGAGATTTACGATCTCTGTCAGCAACTGCACAACTCGGAAGTGCTGTATCGCGAGCTGATGAAAAATGCCAGTGATGCTATCCTGATCGTCGATAAACAGGACGACCGTATCATTGATGCCAACCTCCATGCCAGCGACCTCAGCGGTTACAGCATGAAGGAGCTGATGGGTATGGAGCGCTGTCAGTTACTGAAGAATCCTGATGGCGGATCGATCCCCTGCCAGGACAAGGGACTGATTCGTGACATGCTACTGATCAGCCGCCACGGCCAGCAACACATCGTTGACATTAGCCGCACCACAGTCCATGTGTCGGGCCGCCATTTGGCACAATGTATTATTCACGATGTTTCAGAACACAAAGCGATCGAGAAACGCCTGCAACACCTGGCCCACCACGATCCGCTGACCGGATTACCCAATCGTATTCTGTTTCGCGACCGTCTGCAGCATGCTCTCCATAAAGCACAGCGGAACAATACCTTGCTGGCGCTATGTTTTTTTGATCTCGACCATTTTAAATCCATCAACGACTCTTTCGGTCATGACGCCGGAGACCGGGTTCTGACCTGTATCGCCGAGCGGCTGGAGAAAACCATCCGTGCCAGTGATACGGCTGCGCGGCTGGCCGGAGATGAGTTTGTGGTTATACTTGAAGATCTGGAACATCAGGACTTGATTCAGCCCATCGCCTCAAAGA of the Desulfuromonas acetoxidans DSM 684 genome contains:
- a CDS encoding sensor domain-containing diguanylate cyclase, translating into MERLRHGEGHLISSSGWPDFTQKAFRELEQLCLSFGLKSVRLEFQDNAPPQDALCVNSHRQQATLHLAWPNKGSVMLSVTPATQQTSLTQQTLHGIQQTFQHLINQHAQTQQEARQAQRWQQALYNSFAVWDWEGSTRRLFCSEEWTNLLGLPHDTIRSVRMMLKRIHPEDRPVFKNTLKKLFDGSVSKLDCEIRFKHAWEDYIWLRTRARVTDCTDEGTAQRVIGTSVNITARKKAEEEIYDLCQQLHNSEVLYRELMKNASDAILIVDKQDDRIIDANLHASDLSGYSMKELMGMERCQLLKNPDGGSIPCQDKGLIRDMLLISRHGQQHIVDISRTTVHVSGRHLAQCIIHDVSEHKAIEKRLQHLAHHDPLTGLPNRILFRDRLQHALHKAQRNNTLLALCFFDLDHFKSINDSFGHDAGDRVLTCIAERLEKTIRASDTAARLAGDEFVVILEDLEHQDLIQPIASKILSRINQPITVARQQVRVTSSLGISLYPLDTLDSDTLLNQADTAMYRAKKNGSGLEFYTISEDLDQESLDLWPITQKRSE